One region of bacterium genomic DNA includes:
- the mgtA gene encoding magnesium-translocating P-type ATPase, which produces MTRSKEARQAGPESYWSHDGGELLRQLRSSRDGLSSDEAARRLNEVGANELKEHRPLSRLRAFTDQLRNPLLLLLLFAAGVSVATGEWIDSAIVFAIVLVSVGIGYSREYGAQVAAAELQDRIRTRASALRDGRAVMIPVREIVPGDIVLLSAGSLVPGDGVVLEATDFFVNEAVLTGESFPVEKKAGTVDSQAELVERSNCVFLGTNARSGTARCLVVATGRATQFGAIAHRLALRPPETDFEKGIRRFGYLLTSTMFVMVLVIFAVNMLLGRPPVETLLFSVALAVGLSPELLPAILSINLARGAQMMARHGVLVRHLNAIENLGSMDVLCTDKTGTLTEGVVKVEGAYDESGKSSPEILRLAAWNAALQTGLANPLDDAILQASSPDLSLVKKIAEIPYDFIRRRLSVIVRESGVIRLITKGAFESVVETCLRLADGTPLDAGRRADLERRFQEWSGQGVRVLAVAARKIPEKSSYGRDDERDLDFMGFLTFLDRPKDGVPEAIADLAGLGVAVKLITGDNRPVSQHVAAMVGLRTDRVLTGRQIKEMHDDALRQAAEKTDLFVEVDPNQKERIILALKKMSHVVGLLGDGVNDAPAMHAADTSLSVEEAVDVAKEAADFVLLERHLDVIRRGIEEGRKTFANTLKYVLTTMSANLGNMVSMAVASMFLPFLPLLAGQILLNNFLSDIPAFGIADDSVDPELVDRPRRWNIRFIGAFMVEFGVLSSVFDFLTFGALLGIFRAGPELFRTGWFVESLLTELVVAFIVRTRRPFFRSRPGRLMLLLTLGTVPVALALPYLPLAGFFGFTAMPGAVVGALVGITLLYVAVTELAKNWFYRRAA; this is translated from the coding sequence ATGACCCGCTCCAAAGAAGCCCGGCAAGCCGGTCCGGAGTCCTATTGGAGCCACGACGGCGGCGAGCTGTTGCGCCAGCTTCGGTCGAGCCGCGACGGCCTTTCGTCGGACGAGGCGGCGAGGCGGCTGAACGAGGTGGGTGCGAACGAGCTGAAAGAGCATCGCCCCTTGTCCCGGTTGCGCGCCTTCACCGACCAGCTCCGAAACCCCCTCCTGCTGCTGCTTCTGTTCGCCGCGGGGGTCTCGGTGGCCACCGGCGAATGGATCGACTCCGCGATCGTGTTCGCGATCGTCCTGGTCAGCGTCGGCATCGGCTATTCCCGGGAGTATGGCGCCCAGGTGGCGGCGGCCGAGCTGCAGGACCGAATACGGACGCGGGCGAGCGCATTGAGGGACGGGCGCGCGGTCATGATTCCGGTCCGGGAGATCGTTCCGGGGGACATCGTTCTTCTGTCCGCCGGAAGCCTGGTCCCCGGGGACGGCGTGGTGTTGGAGGCGACCGATTTCTTCGTGAACGAAGCCGTGTTGACCGGCGAGAGCTTTCCCGTGGAGAAGAAGGCCGGAACCGTCGATTCCCAAGCGGAGCTTGTCGAGCGCAGCAACTGCGTCTTTCTCGGGACGAACGCGCGGAGCGGCACGGCGCGATGCCTCGTCGTCGCCACGGGGCGCGCGACCCAATTCGGGGCGATCGCCCATCGCCTGGCTCTCCGCCCCCCCGAGACCGATTTTGAGAAGGGGATCCGAAGGTTCGGATACCTCCTCACGAGCACCATGTTCGTGATGGTGCTCGTGATCTTCGCCGTGAACATGCTCCTGGGGCGCCCGCCCGTCGAGACCCTGCTTTTTTCCGTCGCCCTCGCCGTCGGCCTGAGCCCCGAACTCCTGCCCGCCATCCTGAGCATCAACCTGGCGAGAGGCGCGCAGATGATGGCGCGTCACGGCGTTCTCGTCAGGCACCTGAACGCCATCGAGAACCTCGGCAGCATGGACGTTCTCTGCACCGACAAGACGGGCACGCTCACCGAGGGAGTCGTGAAGGTCGAGGGCGCCTACGACGAGTCCGGAAAATCTTCTCCTGAAATCCTGCGGCTCGCCGCCTGGAACGCCGCCCTGCAGACGGGGCTCGCCAATCCGCTCGACGACGCCATCCTTCAGGCTTCGTCCCCGGACTTGAGCCTCGTCAAAAAGATCGCCGAGATCCCCTACGACTTCATCCGCAGACGCCTCAGCGTGATCGTGCGCGAATCCGGCGTCATCCGTCTCATCACCAAGGGGGCGTTCGAGTCCGTGGTGGAGACCTGCTTGCGGCTCGCGGACGGAACGCCGCTGGACGCCGGACGTCGGGCCGATTTGGAGAGAAGGTTTCAGGAGTGGAGCGGCCAGGGCGTCCGAGTGCTCGCCGTCGCCGCGCGAAAGATCCCCGAAAAGTCCTCCTATGGCCGGGACGACGAGCGCGACCTCGATTTCATGGGTTTCTTGACCTTCCTCGACCGCCCCAAGGACGGCGTCCCGGAGGCCATCGCCGATCTCGCGGGGCTCGGCGTCGCCGTCAAGCTGATCACCGGCGACAACCGGCCGGTCTCGCAACACGTCGCGGCGATGGTCGGCTTGCGGACCGACCGCGTCCTCACGGGCCGCCAGATCAAGGAGATGCACGACGACGCCCTTCGCCAGGCCGCCGAAAAAACCGATTTGTTCGTCGAAGTGGACCCGAATCAAAAGGAAAGAATCATCCTCGCGCTCAAAAAAATGAGCCACGTCGTGGGCCTGCTGGGCGACGGCGTGAACGACGCCCCCGCGATGCACGCGGCGGATACCAGCCTGTCGGTGGAGGAGGCCGTGGACGTGGCCAAAGAGGCGGCGGACTTCGTCCTCTTGGAACGCCATTTGGACGTCATCCGGCGCGGAATCGAGGAGGGGAGAAAGACCTTCGCCAACACGCTCAAGTACGTGTTGACGACCATGAGCGCGAACCTCGGCAACATGGTCAGCATGGCGGTGGCCTCGATGTTTCTCCCCTTTCTTCCCCTCCTGGCGGGCCAGATCCTTCTCAACAATTTCCTTTCGGACATCCCGGCCTTCGGCATCGCTGACGACAGCGTCGATCCGGAGCTGGTCGACCGGCCCAGGCGTTGGAACATTCGGTTCATCGGCGCCTTCATGGTCGAATTCGGCGTCCTGAGTTCCGTCTTCGACTTTCTGACCTTCGGCGCCCTTCTCGGGATCTTTCGCGCAGGTCCCGAATTGTTTCGAACGGGGTGGTTCGTCGAGTCTCTTCTCACCGAACTTGTCGTCGCCTTCATCGTCCGGACCCGGCGGCCTTTTTTCCGCAGCCGGCCCGGTCGGTTGATGCTTCTCTTGACCTTGGGCACCGTCCCCGTCGCCTTGGCGCTTCCTTATCTCCCCCTCGCGGGGTTCTTCGGATTTACGGCCATGCCGGGCGCGGTCGTGGGCGCGCTCGTCGGGATCACGCTGCTTTACGTCGCTGTGACGGAACTTGCGAAGAATTGGTTCTACAGGAGGGCGGCGTGA
- a CDS encoding ZIP family metal transporter — protein MTIWIASLLSVSAVSLVSLVGVMALTVRQDRVQRITLYLVSFAAGGLFGDALIHLLPESFARNGPSLSDSLLVIAGILIFFVLEKVLRWRHCHVPVSDRHVHPVVAINLVSDALHNFIDGALIGASYLVSLPIGVTTTVAVILHEIPQEIGDTGVLAHGGLPIRRVILFNFLSGLVAVLGTILVLAVGPYFGNLVQAMLPVTAGGFLYIAGSDLVPELHHEERLSSSIAQFGLILLGVGIMALLTLLE, from the coding sequence GTGACCATCTGGATTGCGAGTCTTCTCAGCGTCTCCGCGGTGAGCCTCGTATCGCTCGTGGGCGTCATGGCGCTGACCGTCCGGCAGGACCGGGTTCAAAGGATCACGCTTTATTTGGTGAGCTTCGCCGCCGGCGGACTGTTCGGAGACGCCTTGATCCATCTTCTTCCCGAATCCTTCGCGAGAAACGGGCCGTCGCTCTCCGACTCGCTGCTCGTCATCGCAGGCATTCTGATCTTCTTCGTCCTCGAAAAGGTCCTTCGCTGGCGCCACTGCCACGTCCCGGTTTCCGACCGTCACGTCCATCCGGTCGTGGCCATCAACCTGGTCAGCGACGCCCTCCATAACTTCATCGACGGCGCCCTGATCGGCGCGAGTTACCTGGTGAGCCTTCCGATCGGCGTCACGACCACCGTCGCGGTCATCCTTCACGAAATTCCCCAGGAGATCGGGGACACGGGAGTGCTTGCGCACGGCGGCCTTCCGATCCGGAGGGTGATTCTTTTCAATTTCCTCTCCGGGCTGGTCGCCGTTTTGGGAACGATCCTCGTCCTGGCCGTTGGTCCTTACTTCGGAAATCTCGTCCAGGCGATGCTTCCGGTCACCGCCGGCGGGTTTCTCTACATCGCCGGATCGGACCTCGTTCCCGAACTCCACCACGAGGAGCGGCTCTCGAGTTCGATCGCCCAATTCGGACTCATCCTGCTGGGGGTGGGCATCATGGCCCTGCTGACCTTGTTGGAATGA
- a CDS encoding phosphoglucomutase/phosphomannomutase family protein encodes MIKFGTDGWRAIIGDEFTFENVERVVQAYTDVAAAPKGAAIYVGHDRRFLSREFAERAAGVLAANGFTVHLSKDYCPTPCISVMTKNLKASGGVVITASHNPAPWNGVKFKESYGGSASPEFTAKVEKRLSEGVSVKRTGDGRILSFDPQDAYVKALRERVDVKAIARSNWKVAYDPLFGAGGGFLGKVLERPVHEIHGEENPAFGGLNPEPIGKNLGALTALVPGEGFDVGLATDGDADRIGAVDETGIFVTPQQIFALLLGRLIERGERGDVVKTVSTTGMIDAIAARHGLKVHETPIGFKHICAKFLETTPLIGGEESGGIGIPSHVYERDGLLCGLMLLEIMSAKNKRLGEILKGLEREIGPFHFVREDVHLSDEQRTQVEDAMTKDARGSLAGLKIRGVNRLDGTKYLLETGSWLLLRLSGTEPLLRIYAETHSPQQTRDLIREGRLLLGLA; translated from the coding sequence ATGATAAAATTCGGCACCGATGGGTGGCGGGCGATCATTGGGGACGAGTTTACGTTCGAGAACGTCGAGCGCGTGGTCCAGGCGTACACCGATGTCGCCGCCGCGCCGAAAGGCGCAGCGATCTATGTCGGACACGACCGCCGCTTCCTCTCCCGCGAATTCGCCGAGCGCGCGGCCGGGGTCTTGGCGGCCAACGGTTTCACCGTCCACCTCTCCAAGGATTACTGCCCCACGCCCTGCATCTCCGTCATGACGAAGAACTTGAAGGCCTCGGGGGGGGTCGTCATCACGGCGAGCCACAACCCCGCCCCGTGGAACGGGGTCAAATTCAAGGAGTCCTACGGCGGCTCCGCCTCGCCCGAGTTCACGGCCAAGGTGGAAAAGAGGCTTTCCGAAGGCGTTTCGGTCAAGAGAACCGGCGACGGGAGGATACTCTCCTTTGACCCCCAGGACGCCTACGTGAAGGCCCTCCGCGAGCGCGTCGACGTCAAGGCGATCGCAAGATCCAACTGGAAGGTCGCCTATGACCCCCTCTTCGGGGCCGGCGGGGGTTTTCTCGGAAAGGTCCTCGAACGGCCGGTCCATGAAATCCACGGCGAAGAGAACCCTGCCTTCGGCGGTCTCAATCCCGAACCGATCGGCAAGAACCTGGGCGCTTTGACGGCCCTCGTGCCGGGGGAAGGATTCGACGTGGGGCTCGCGACCGACGGCGACGCCGACCGGATCGGCGCGGTGGACGAGACCGGAATCTTCGTCACGCCGCAGCAGATCTTCGCACTTCTGCTAGGGCGCCTGATCGAGCGGGGCGAACGGGGCGACGTGGTCAAGACGGTTTCCACGACGGGCATGATCGACGCCATCGCCGCCCGGCACGGCCTCAAAGTCCACGAGACGCCGATCGGGTTCAAACACATCTGCGCCAAGTTTCTCGAAACGACGCCCCTGATCGGCGGAGAGGAATCGGGCGGCATCGGCATCCCCTCCCACGTTTACGAACGGGACGGCCTCCTCTGCGGGCTGATGCTCCTGGAGATCATGTCGGCCAAGAACAAAAGGCTCGGGGAGATTCTCAAGGGCTTGGAGCGGGAAATCGGCCCTTTTCACTTCGTGCGGGAGGACGTTCACCTCTCCGACGAACAAAGGACCCAGGTTGAGGATGCTATGACGAAGGACGCGCGGGGGAGCCTCGCCGGCCTGAAGATCCGGGGGGTCAACCGGCTGGACGGAACGAAGTATCTCTTGGAGACCGGCTCCTGGCTCCTCCTCCGCCTCTCCGGTACGGAGCCCCTTCTCCGGATCTACGCCGAGACCCACTCCCCCCAGCAGACCCGCGACCTGATTCGGGAAGGCCGCCTCCTCCTGGGTCTCGCCTAG
- the pdxA gene encoding 4-hydroxythreonine-4-phosphate dehydrogenase PdxA, with amino-acid sequence MKRPLIGVTLGDPKGIGPEVVRKALASKAVRRVCDVLLFGDTAYYDWKRARKLTDVQCGRMSGYYVEEAARAALRGSVDAIATAPISKENLNAGGYRYPGHTEFLAHLSHVREVRMMMAGPSLKVVLVTIHEPLAKVAGILSAGGIFKTIEITQASLRGRFGVHRPRIAVAALNPHAGEAGMFGDEERRVILPAVKKALSQGWNITGPLSADTVYHRAVKGEFDCVVSMYHDQGLIPLKLLHFEDAVNITLGLPFVRTSVDHGTAFDIAGKNVADPSSMIAAILTAAKMAKGRQ; translated from the coding sequence ATGAAACGGCCCTTGATCGGCGTCACTTTGGGCGACCCGAAGGGCATCGGTCCCGAGGTCGTGCGCAAGGCCCTCGCTTCCAAGGCCGTCCGCCGGGTTTGCGATGTCCTCCTCTTCGGCGACACGGCCTACTATGACTGGAAGCGCGCGCGGAAATTGACGGACGTCCAGTGCGGACGCATGTCCGGGTATTACGTGGAGGAGGCGGCGCGCGCGGCGCTGCGCGGCAGCGTGGACGCGATCGCCACGGCCCCCATCTCCAAGGAGAACCTCAATGCGGGCGGCTACCGGTACCCCGGCCACACGGAATTCCTGGCCCATCTTTCCCACGTGCGGGAGGTGCGCATGATGATGGCGGGGCCAAGCCTCAAAGTGGTCCTGGTCACGATCCACGAGCCCCTCGCGAAGGTCGCTGGCATACTGAGTGCCGGCGGCATTTTCAAGACGATCGAGATCACGCAGGCCTCGCTTCGGGGCCGGTTCGGGGTCCATAGGCCGCGCATCGCCGTCGCGGCCCTCAATCCCCACGCGGGCGAGGCCGGGATGTTCGGCGACGAAGAGCGGCGCGTGATCCTTCCGGCCGTGAAAAAAGCCCTGTCTCAAGGTTGGAACATCACCGGCCCCCTCTCCGCAGACACCGTCTACCACCGGGCGGTGAAGGGCGAGTTCGATTGCGTGGTCTCAATGTACCACGACCAGGGGCTAATCCCGCTCAAGCTGCTTCATTTCGAAGACGCGGTGAATATCACGTTGGGCCTCCCGTTCGTCCGGACGAGCGTGGACCATGGAACGGCATTCGACATCGCCGGGAAGAACGTCGCGGATCCGTCGAGCATGATCGCGGCCATTTTAACGGCGGCCAAGATGGCCAAGGGGAGACAATGA
- a CDS encoding SurA N-terminal domain-containing protein, which translates to MRTSIFLILLAVSALASGRAAAEIVDRVVAVVGSDIITLSDVKKFSAQRSANPRLAEGMAGAPAASKDPLEALIREKLLKLEMERLGVAATDGEIDAAVNDVVTRNGITLDILKSELSRKGTPFEKYKKDLGDQIRQMKFLSQVIFPRIKISEDDVARKAGAKPSDEARIRARMELLQARSSEELVKYLDEARSKTFVEIKQ; encoded by the coding sequence ATGAGAACATCCATCTTCCTGATTTTGCTTGCCGTTTCGGCACTTGCCTCCGGGCGGGCCGCCGCCGAAATCGTCGACCGGGTCGTGGCGGTCGTGGGCAGCGACATCATCACCCTCTCGGACGTGAAAAAGTTTTCGGCCCAGCGGTCGGCCAATCCCCGGCTCGCCGAGGGCATGGCGGGGGCTCCTGCCGCCTCCAAGGACCCCCTCGAGGCCCTGATCCGGGAAAAACTCCTCAAGCTCGAGATGGAACGCCTGGGGGTCGCCGCCACCGACGGCGAAATCGACGCCGCGGTGAACGACGTCGTCACTCGGAACGGCATCACGCTCGATATCTTGAAGTCCGAACTCTCCCGAAAAGGCACGCCGTTCGAAAAATACAAAAAGGATCTGGGCGATCAGATCCGCCAGATGAAGTTCCTGAGCCAGGTCATCTTTCCGCGCATCAAGATCTCGGAGGACGACGTCGCGCGCAAGGCGGGTGCGAAGCCGAGCGACGAGGCCCGCATCCGCGCGCGGATGGAACTCCTCCAGGCCCGGTCGTCGGAAGAGCTCGTCAAGTACCTCGATGAGGCGCGCTCCAAGACCTTCGTCGAAATCAAACAATGA
- a CDS encoding peptidyl-prolyl cis-trans isomerase, translating into MTLDAPDMKLRHLILLLLLLAGCSKPAGPVVVATVDGEPILAEDLQRVLAEQADDYGPDVLADPEGKTVVKKTLLNGLIQEKVLLQTAREKGISLTPEEQEKLSAEAQSGYREGEFEKILEEKKVRREDWAKRRENKKIIDKLIEQEVTAPLKPTEREIEDYYKKYRSVFRLPDRIRCRHIVTNKKDKAEKIRSLLEKGENFASVAQKYSESPDRENGGDLGYVSRGQYPEIFEQACFTLATGQTSDVIQSEYGYHIFRVTDKQPSRQQPLPEVSAEVERRIKEEKAGPALKDWFDQLYRNKKITIDDKALKEVSLGVQ; encoded by the coding sequence ATGACATTAGATGCTCCCGACATGAAGCTCCGCCATCTCATCCTGTTGCTCCTGCTGCTCGCGGGCTGCTCAAAACCCGCTGGTCCCGTGGTCGTCGCGACCGTCGACGGAGAGCCAATCCTGGCGGAGGATCTTCAAAGGGTGCTGGCCGAACAGGCCGACGACTACGGGCCGGACGTCCTGGCCGATCCCGAAGGGAAGACAGTCGTCAAAAAGACGCTCTTGAACGGCCTCATCCAGGAAAAGGTCCTCCTCCAGACGGCCCGCGAGAAAGGCATCTCCCTGACCCCCGAGGAGCAAGAAAAGTTGTCCGCGGAGGCCCAGTCCGGCTACCGCGAGGGCGAGTTCGAAAAAATTCTTGAAGAGAAAAAGGTCCGCCGGGAGGATTGGGCGAAACGGAGGGAAAACAAGAAAATCATCGACAAGCTGATCGAACAGGAAGTCACCGCGCCGCTCAAACCCACGGAACGCGAGATCGAGGACTATTACAAGAAGTACCGCTCGGTCTTCAGGCTCCCGGACCGCATCCGCTGCCGTCACATCGTCACCAACAAGAAGGACAAGGCCGAAAAGATCCGCTCCCTCCTGGAGAAGGGCGAAAACTTCGCAAGCGTCGCCCAGAAATATTCGGAGAGTCCGGACCGGGAGAACGGCGGCGACCTGGGCTACGTCTCGCGCGGTCAGTACCCGGAAATCTTCGAACAGGCGTGCTTCACGCTGGCCACGGGGCAGACCAGCGACGTGATCCAGTCGGAGTACGGCTATCATATCTTCCGCGTCACCGACAAACAGCCCAGCCGCCAGCAGCCCCTCCCCGAGGTGTCGGCGGAGGTCGAACGCCGCATCAAAGAGGAAAAGGCCGGCCCCGCCCTCAAGGACTGGTTTGACCAGCTTTACCGCAACAAGAAAATTACGATTGACGACAAGGCTCTCAAAGAGGTCTCTCTAGGGGTCCAATAG
- the mfd gene encoding transcription-repair coupling factor produces the protein MPAPLEHLADQIRSGARALTLSGLVGSSKAYVLSRLLTSGAGRCFIYLAPRAREAARFLKDLEFFLGDFAEGETFFFPPHDALPFTPLSPHVQITCERLRTLQAFTRKAPPLFTATTVPAVLTPLLPKPVLETPLAIKTGEDLDRDEFLENLAAWGYQNVPLAVDPGNVAVRGAIVDVFHPLHPYPLRIEWMGDTVESIRAFDAKTQRSLEGQGALTAASLIPVREVVLNDKTAATFAEKARRTAEDRDLSRSHWAGPLEKVREGIPFAGIETYLPLFYDRPTSFWDWLPEDAVILADDFAALEAVIEEHADEVKTLVAGKETLMRPEDVLLTGAFREGIAQRTRITLGSVSSRPAEEIAFQAESHDEVRREIERSRKGVEPLAPLAKRIQNWALTDRVFLVAGSVPQAERLRDLLLHYLPHLGEVSTSRFIEAAAPEASVTLLSGDLRAGFRLPSERITILTDEEIFGPKVRKPAREGKGGLDLSAFAELKTGDPVVHKEHGIGLYRGLIPMEIEGARNDFLTIEYRDGDRLYVPVYRMNLVQRYTGADGKPPRLDKMGGASWAKIRAKSEKVIKELAGDLLNLYAARTAGHKPPFPPPNELFEAFEASFPYEETPDQDRAIAEVLDDMQKDKPMDRLVLGDVGYGKTEVALRAAFLAVLDGRQVAFLVPTTLLAFQHYERFLERFKDYPVAIDMISRFRSPAEQKETVKRLAQGEVDVVVGTHRLLQPDVSFKNLGLLIMDEEHRFGVEQKEKIKRLKKNVDVLALSATPIPRTLYMSLVGIRPISVIETPPTDRLSIRTFVMPFEEEVVREAIVRELKRGGQVFYVYNEVATIGRMKERLERVIPEARIGVGHGQMDEDALEQVMVRFFHGEFDLLLCTTIIESGIDIPTANTILIHDADHFGLAQIYQLRGRVGRGGHRAYAYLLVEEGKKLTPEATKRLSVLQRFSELGVGYKMASYDLEIRGAGNLLGSSQSGQMAAIGYDLYTELLEKAVHELKGEHVLEEIDPELHFAVPAYLSEDYIPDPPVRLETYRRLSSLSDELEADIVREEMRDRFGEPPAEAENLLELSGLKVHAKRLRIKQVRADAKHFVFAFDPSSPLNPDLLMQRITQSPKRYRLTPDFRFIVTHGLEKPAEALAAAKKFLRELTLHLS, from the coding sequence GTGCCCGCGCCTCTGGAACATCTCGCCGATCAAATCCGGTCCGGGGCCCGGGCCCTGACCTTGAGCGGTCTCGTGGGCTCCTCGAAGGCCTACGTCCTCTCGCGGCTCCTCACCTCCGGCGCCGGGCGCTGTTTCATCTACCTCGCTCCGCGCGCGCGGGAGGCGGCGCGGTTCCTCAAAGACCTTGAGTTCTTTCTAGGGGATTTTGCCGAGGGCGAGACCTTCTTTTTTCCCCCGCACGACGCCCTGCCCTTCACGCCGCTGTCGCCCCACGTCCAGATCACCTGCGAGCGACTCAGAACGCTCCAGGCCTTCACGCGGAAGGCGCCTCCCCTCTTCACGGCGACAACGGTCCCGGCTGTCCTCACCCCCCTTCTGCCCAAGCCGGTCTTGGAGACGCCTCTCGCGATCAAGACCGGAGAAGACTTGGATCGCGACGAATTTCTCGAGAACCTGGCCGCCTGGGGCTATCAGAACGTCCCGCTCGCCGTCGATCCCGGCAACGTCGCCGTCCGCGGGGCGATCGTCGACGTCTTTCACCCCCTCCATCCCTATCCGCTCCGGATCGAATGGATGGGCGACACGGTGGAGTCCATCCGCGCCTTTGACGCCAAGACCCAGCGGTCTCTGGAGGGGCAAGGCGCCTTGACGGCGGCCTCCCTCATCCCCGTCCGCGAGGTCGTCCTGAACGACAAGACCGCCGCGACGTTCGCCGAAAAGGCGCGAAGGACGGCCGAGGACCGCGACCTGTCCCGCTCCCATTGGGCGGGACCCCTGGAAAAGGTCCGGGAGGGCATTCCGTTCGCGGGGATCGAGACGTATCTCCCTCTCTTCTATGACCGCCCGACGTCCTTCTGGGATTGGCTGCCCGAGGACGCCGTCATCCTCGCCGACGATTTCGCCGCCCTCGAGGCGGTGATCGAAGAACACGCGGACGAGGTGAAGACCCTGGTGGCCGGCAAGGAAACCCTCATGCGCCCCGAAGACGTCTTGCTGACGGGCGCCTTTCGCGAGGGAATCGCTCAAAGAACGAGAATCACGCTCGGCTCCGTGTCTTCGAGGCCTGCGGAGGAAATCGCCTTCCAGGCAGAATCCCACGACGAGGTCCGCCGGGAGATCGAGAGGAGCAGGAAGGGCGTCGAGCCCCTGGCCCCTCTTGCCAAGCGCATCCAGAATTGGGCTCTGACCGACCGCGTCTTTCTGGTCGCCGGCTCCGTGCCCCAGGCCGAGCGCCTGCGCGACCTCCTCCTCCATTACCTGCCGCACCTGGGAGAGGTCTCGACCTCACGTTTCATCGAGGCCGCGGCGCCCGAGGCGAGCGTCACCCTCCTCTCCGGCGACCTGAGGGCGGGCTTCCGGCTCCCCTCCGAACGGATCACGATCCTGACCGACGAGGAGATCTTCGGCCCCAAGGTCCGCAAGCCCGCCCGCGAGGGTAAGGGCGGCCTCGACCTCTCCGCCTTCGCGGAGCTGAAGACCGGCGACCCCGTCGTCCACAAGGAACACGGGATCGGGCTCTACCGGGGACTCATACCGATGGAGATTGAGGGGGCCCGGAACGACTTCCTCACGATCGAATACCGGGACGGCGACAGGCTTTACGTGCCCGTCTACCGGATGAACCTGGTCCAGCGCTACACGGGTGCGGACGGAAAACCTCCCAGGCTCGACAAGATGGGAGGGGCCTCCTGGGCGAAGATCCGGGCCAAGTCGGAGAAGGTCATCAAGGAGCTAGCGGGCGATCTCTTGAACCTCTATGCCGCGCGCACGGCGGGCCACAAGCCGCCCTTCCCCCCGCCCAACGAACTCTTCGAGGCCTTCGAGGCCTCCTTCCCCTACGAAGAGACTCCAGATCAAGACCGGGCGATCGCCGAGGTCTTAGATGATATGCAGAAGGACAAGCCCATGGACCGGCTCGTGTTGGGGGACGTCGGCTATGGCAAGACCGAGGTCGCCCTCCGCGCGGCGTTTTTGGCCGTCCTCGACGGGCGGCAGGTGGCCTTCTTGGTGCCGACGACGCTCTTGGCCTTCCAGCACTACGAACGCTTCTTGGAGCGCTTCAAGGACTATCCGGTCGCGATCGACATGATCTCGCGGTTCCGGTCGCCCGCCGAGCAGAAGGAGACCGTCAAAAGGCTCGCCCAGGGCGAGGTCGACGTCGTCGTCGGGACGCACCGCCTCCTCCAACCGGACGTCTCCTTCAAGAACCTGGGCCTCCTCATCATGGACGAGGAGCACCGCTTCGGCGTCGAGCAAAAGGAAAAGATCAAGAGACTGAAAAAGAACGTGGACGTGCTCGCCCTCTCCGCGACGCCGATCCCCCGCACCTTGTACATGTCGCTCGTCGGCATCCGGCCCATCAGCGTCATCGAAACCCCGCCCACCGACCGGCTCTCCATCCGCACCTTCGTCATGCCGTTCGAAGAGGAGGTCGTTCGCGAGGCGATCGTTCGAGAGCTCAAGCGCGGCGGCCAGGTCTTCTACGTCTACAACGAGGTGGCGACGATCGGACGGATGAAGGAGAGGCTGGAGAGGGTCATTCCAGAGGCCCGGATCGGTGTCGGCCACGGCCAGATGGACGAGGACGCGCTCGAGCAGGTGATGGTCCGGTTCTTCCACGGGGAATTCGACTTGCTGCTCTGCACGACCATCATCGAATCCGGCATCGACATCCCGACGGCGAACACCATCTTGATCCACGACGCCGACCACTTTGGCCTCGCCCAGATCTACCAGCTCCGCGGACGCGTCGGCCGCGGCGGCCACCGCGCGTACGCCTATCTGCTCGTCGAGGAAGGCAAGAAACTCACGCCGGAGGCGACGAAGCGGCTCTCCGTCCTGCAGCGCTTCTCGGAGCTGGGCGTCGGCTACAAGATGGCGTCCTACGACCTGGAGATCCGCGGGGCGGGAAATCTCCTGGGGTCGAGCCAGTCCGGCCAGATGGCGGCGATCGGCTACGATCTCTACACGGAGCTCTTGGAAAAGGCCGTCCACGAGCTGAAGGGCGAGCACGTCCTGGAGGAGATCGACCCCGAGCTCCACTTCGCGGTCCCGGCGTACCTCTCGGAGGACTACATCCCCGACCCGCCGGTCCGCCTCGAGACCTACCGCCGGCTGTCGTCCCTCTCCGACGAGCTGGAGGCGGACATCGTCCGTGAAGAAATGAGGGACCGCTTCGGCGAGCCGCCGGCGGAGGCCGAAAACCTCCTGGAGCTCTCGGGTCTCAAGGTCCACGCGAAGCGTCTCCGCATCAAGCAGGTCCGCGCGGACGCGAAGCACTTCGTCTTCGCCTTCGACCCGTCCTCGCCCTTAAACCCCGACCTCCTCATGCAGCGGATCACCCAATCCCCCAAGCGCTACCGGCTGACGCCGGACTTTCGGTTCATCGTCACCCACGGCCTGGAGAAACCCGCCGAGGCGCTGGCGGCGGCCAAGAAATTTCTGCGGGAATTGACGCTTCACCTCTCATGA